GGTAACATCAATGCTCATCTTGAGGATCATGGGCGAACCGTCAATATCGGTGAATGGAAAGGCATGGCAATCAGCTACGCTCCCGTCAGGGAGGTTGCTTTCCCAATGTTGGGGCTGACCGGTTTCAATCACTTTATATATTTCACAGAATTCACAGGGCCTGGTGCGCCCATAACAATACTCGTAGCAGTGTCGGTTGCTGGATTCCCCAAATTTTTCACGGAAGCTGCGATTGGCAAAGGCGACGTGATAGTCAGGTGTCATCAGGGATATCATTGCCGGCAGAGTCTCAAGTACGTCAAAGAGTCGCTGTCGCTCTGCCTGAACCGCCGCTTGTGCCTGTTTGATTTCAGTTATATCAATACCCATCTCCATAACGAGTGTAGAACCATCGGAATCTTTAAACGGATAGTCGTAGACGTCGTAATTGCGGCCGTCCGGACCGATCCACTCCCAGCGATGAGGCGCGCCTGTTTTGAACACCTTGCAGGTTTCGCAGTTCTCGCAGGGCTCGGTACGCTGGAAAAGATATTCGTAGCAACGCCGGCCTTCAGATTTGCCAAAGCGCTCCTCGAAGAAACGATTTGCAAACGGTACATGGTAATCAGGTGAGATCAGTACTATGTAAGCCGGTAGCATGTCCAGCACATTATTCAATCGCTCCCGTTCAGCTTGCACAGCCTCGGTAACCTTACGACGCGCTTCACTCTCGCGCAGCGCCTCCTCGGCCTGCTTGCGTTTTGTAATATCTCTTAAGATTACTGCAAACTTCCCTTTCTCAGGGCTGAATATGTAACTGTCAAGGTATCTATCCAGCTCCTGGCTAAAAATCTCAATATGTGTTGGCTTACCTGAGAGCGCCACTTCACCACACTTTTCGATGAGCGGGTAGTTTGGGTTATGCAGCATTTCCCGTATAGTCCTGCCCAATAGCTCTTCTCTTTTTAAACCAGTTTGAGGCTCAAAAGCAGGATTTACATCAAGGAAACGATAGTCACAAGGCGTACCATCCTTGTCATAAATAGACTCTCCAAGGAAGAAACCCTCTGTCATATTTGTGAAAAGCATCCTGTATTGCTTTTCACTTTCATTCAATGCTTCATAAGCCTCCTGGAGTTCTTCCGTCTGAGCCTGCAATTCTTCGGATTGTGCCTGAAGATTCTCGTATGCGTCACGCAAAGTCTCCTCAGCCTGCTTGCGTTCATTAATGTCACGGGCAACATGCACGCTTCCTATAATTTTTCCTTCTGAGTTGTGAAGCGGCGAGACGCTAACTATAAAATAACCACCCAGGTTGTCTTCATAAAGCTCAACTGTATGTTCAAGCCCATCCTCAAGCAGCCGCCTGTGAGGACAAAAAGAAGGCGGCTCATCCATCCCATGCACTGCCTGATAGCAGGTCAAGCCTTTACACTCTTCCGGAGCCATCCCCAATCTTTTTGCCATTGCCTGGTTTGCACGAATAATCCTGTATTCATTGTCAAGTATGGCTATAAGGTCTGGCACGGTATCAAAAGTAGATCCCCAGTGCTGCGTGGCTTGAAAGGCTTTTTCTTCTTCCTTTTTGCGCCTGGAGCTCTTAATCTGCTCCCATGTTCCTTCTTTTTTAACAAGAGCGAACTGATGGTTAATGACTACGTCAATGATGTCGGTTGCGGTGCATTTATCGAGAGAATAAGCGCATAGAGCCATCATCCGGCAGTTGCCAATTGTATTATCTATCTGTTCCTCATACTCGACAAACTCGTTCCAGTGTTCTCTTTCCAGCCAAAATAGGTTTCCATTCGATCTCAGGCCGTCATAACCTTTAGCAAGAGCTTTATCAAGTTTTTCAATCCAGCCGTTAAGTACTCTTTGAGGGTCGAAAATCCCGTCTATCACATACCATCTGTCATAGGAAATAATCTCAATCTGCCCTTTCTCCAGGTAAACATCAATCTCTGGAACAGCTCTCCCAAGCGCTTTTTTTGCCTCTTCAACTTCAAGGGGCTGTGAAGTAACCCACATACAAAATTCGTTATTTTCCAGCCCTGTTTTGAAGTAGGGAACAAGTATGTCAATCAAATCCTGTTTTGTCTGGTAAAATTGGCAGAAGTGTGTCCCCCAGGGCACTTCGCCAACAATGTCAATTCCAGATTTTCTCAAGCCTTTTTTCATTCCAACCCTCTTCCCGTTATTAAAAACTTTAAAAATCCATACTTGTAATCTTTCTCAGGTTCCAGAGCCTGACATCAAAATCTCCTATTTGTAATGCTCAGCTTTTTAGCTTACCCCTGGCAGGGATTTTAGCCTTAGAGTAATTCTCGTATTCCATATCCCCATTATTCACTAAACCATGTAAGTCGACTTTACGCAGGTGCCTGGGAAACTCTATGAGCCCTGTAGCTTAATTTAATGTGGTTTCTCATTAAAAGTGAATTCAGGCATTCTACAAATAACAAATTGATTTTTGTTTAAACATGTCTATAAGATAAATTTTTACTATTATATCCTTTGTGATTTTTTGAGTTATAAAACTGTCTGTAATAAATATTTAAACATATATATATACATATTTTTCATTGGAAGTTATTGAGAATAAAGCGCAGTAAACAAAAGGAAGTAAAATAAGTAATTGTTAAGTTTCGCAAAAATTATTATATTCTAAAAAGACGTGCAGCCAAAAATAAAACGAAATTTAAAAATAAAATGCAGTAATTCGCACTGCATTTTTAGCACCGCAGTTATATTACAGCAGAAATTACTCTCTTTTACTTTTCAAATTACGTTCCGCACTCCCAGCCGCTCATGTAGCATACCTGGGCATCTGTGAGTTCGTCGATGCTTATGCCCATTGATTCGAGTTTCATTCTGGCTACATAATTATCGAGTTCCTGGGGTACCCTGTGGACTCCGTTCGGAAGTTTGTTTTCGGCAATATAGCGTACACAGAGAGCCTGGTTTGCAAAGCTCATATCCATGACCTCGGCGGGGTGGCCGTCGCCGGCAGCGAGGTTAACCAGCCTGCCTTCGGCTATGACATTTATGCGCTTGTCGCCGATATCGTATTCTTTTATGTTGTTTCTTACTGTTCGGACGGTTTTTGCGAGGGAAGTAAGGGCTTCCATATCGATTTCCACGTTGAAATGGCCGGAGTTTGCAAGGATTGCTCCATCAGGCATGGATTTGAAATGTTCGGCTGTGAGGATATCGCGGTTTCCGGTAGTGGTTACGAAAATATCTCCTAGTTTAGCGGCGTCAGACATTTTCATGACTCTGTAGCCGTCCATCCTGGCTTCGAGGGCTCTTATGGGATCAACTTCGGTAACGATTACGCTTGCTCCTAGACCTGCTGCCCGCATTGCAACTCCACGCCCGCACCAGCCGTAGCCTGCAACAACAACGTTTTTGCCTGCAACCAGGAGGTTTGTAGTCCTGTTAATTCCGTCCCAGGCTGACTGGCCTGTCCCGTAGCGGTTATCAAAAAGGTATTTGGTCATGGCATCGTTTACTGCAATTACCGGCATTTTCAGGGCGCCTTCCTTTTCCATAGCATGAAGCCTGTGCACGCCGGTAGTTGTTTCCTCGCAGCCGCCAAGGATATTCGGAAGCAGGTCGGTTCTTTCCTTGTGTAATTTAAATATGAGGTCTGCCCCATCATCAATGGTGATATCGGGTTTGGAATCCAGGACACGGTCAATCGCTTCATAATATTCCTGGCTTCCTACTCCGTATCTTGCAAAACAGCTTATATTCTTGCGTGTGCCAAGGGCAAGGGCCACATCGTCCTGCGTGCTCAGGGGATTGCAGCCTGTAATTGATACCTCCGCACCGCCAGCAGCCAGGGTCTCTACAAGGACTGCGGTTTTCGCTTCTACATGCAGTGCCATTCCTACTTTCAGCCCTTTCAGGGGTTTTTCTTCCTCAAACTTTTCCCTGATGATAGCAAGCACAGGCATGTGGTTCCTTGCCCAATCCATTTTCATGTTTCCGGATTCTATGAGTTCTTTTTCATTCATGGTGATCCCGTAATATAGATAGGCGATTAAATTCGATTTTTATTAGGATGAATATAAAGTTGAATATAAGGTCAATTTATTCTCGTGGTCTCAGGTATTACCTTTCCGTGTAATTTAAATCATTCCCCGAGTACGGGTTTCTCAGGCATTTGCCCTTGCGATAAGCTCTTCTGCGGCTTTTTGAGTTTCTTCCAGCACCTTCTGCTCGTCGAAAGCCAGTACCCTGTAATCGTCCATAAGGACTTTTCCATCCACAATTGTTGTCCTTACATCGCTGCCTCTTGCAGAGTACACAAGGTGGGAATGAACATCAAAGCAGGGAGTAAGATGCGGTTTTTTCATATCCACAACAATCAGGTCCGCTTTCTTTCCAACTTTCAACATGCCGGCTTCCATGCCAAGGGCTTTTGCCCCATTTACAGTACCCATTTCAAGTACCTGCCGTGCAGGAAGGGCAGTCGGACTGAAAGTGTTGACTTTATGCAGGAGGGCAGCAATTTTCATTTCCTCAAAAAGATCAAGGTTATTATTTGAGGCGCAGCCGTCCGTGCCAAGGCTTACATTTACCCCTTTTTCGAGCATTTTATGGACAGGTGCAATCCCTGAAGCCAACTTCATATTACTTATGACGTTATGGGAGACATTCACCCCTCTTTTTCTCAGAATTTCTATATCCCCATCCGAAAGCCAGACACAGTGGGCAGCAAGCACATCAGGCCCGAAAAACCCTATGTCCTCCAGAAGGTGCACCGAACATTTTCCGTACCTTTCTTTCATGGCAAGGAGTTCGGCTTCCGTCTCAAGGAGATGAATATGAATGCCTGCTCTGTCCCTGCTAGCTTCCTCCCTGACCTTTGCAAGAAATTCCTCAGAACAGGTGTTCGGAGCATGGGGCCCATACATGGTTTTTATCCTGCCTTCAGCAGCCCCCTGCCAGGCTCGAACAAAGCGCTTTCCTTCCTTAAGGTCGGTTTCTCCTTTTTCTTCGTTCCAGAGCTCTATTAACCCGTGACAGAGTGAAGCCCGAAGCCCTGATATCTCAACAGCTTTTGCGGTTTCGTCCATATAGAAATACATATCTGCAAAAGCAGTTGTCCCTGACCTGATCATCTCCAGACAGGCAAGCAGGCTGCCTTTGTAAACATCTTCTGCAGTTAGCTTTGCCTCGACAGGCCAGATATGCCCCTCAAGCCAGTCTGCAAGCTGCAAATCATCAGCATAACCCCGAAATAGCGTCATTGCAGCGTGAGTATGCGTATTTACAAGCCCGGGCATTACTACCGAATGTTTTGCGTCAATTACGGTGTCAGCACTTTCGTCGGTCTTTTCCCCGATTTCCGTAATCTTTCCGTCTTCAATGACAACGGTTCCGTTTTTGAGGTCTCCCTTTTCAGGGTCCATAGTCAGAACATAAGCATTTTTTATAATTATATCAGCCATTTGATCAGATCCGTCAGGTAATAAGTGGGGTTGTTAAATTAATTTCAGCTTAAAAAGTACTCTCTGAAATTGAGAGTTAATGTAACTAAGAGGTAATTGGAATTAAAAGGTAGTGGAATTAAGAGATTATCCTAAAAAAAGTTGTCCTGAGGATTCTGCTAAAATCCTATGAAAAAAGAAATTACGAATTCTTGAGAAAATTATAAATTTTTGAGAGAACAGGATTTTTGTAACTATAGTTCGTTATTAATCAATTCCGGTTTCAAGTTTCAGCGCTTCAAGATAAAGGCGCATGATTTTCAGCCTTTCTTCAGCAATCTTCTTTGCCGTATCGGTATTTAGCTTCTCAGGAATCGTGAAAGGTTTATACTTCATATATTCATTAAAGCCTTCAATTGGGTCTTCAATATACACAGTTCTTTTTGAACTCCCCTTATCCAGCCCTGTTGCGTGTTTCAGCATTCTCAAAGCGCCCATTGAAAGAACAGCCCTGAAGATTCCCACTGCTCCGAGGGCGTCAAGACGGTCGGCATCCTGCAAGATCCGAGCCTCGAGAGACTCCGGAATCTCTCCTGCACTGAAGCGGTGGGTCAGGATGCAGCTCTTAACTGCTTCAATAACCTCTTTTCCCAGCCCTGCTTTTGAGAGGAATTCTGAGGCTATCTCGGCACTGTATACGGCATGGTCCCCTCCTTCTTCATGTTCCTTAATTACGCCGACATCATGGAGAAGAGCTGCAAGCTGAAGGACGAGAGGATTTCCCCCTTCTACTTTCTGGATCTCAAGGCAAAGGGCTTCTACCCGGTTTATATGTGACATATCGTGGGAACTGGGTTCTCCTTCAAGAAAAGAGGCCACAAATTCCCTCGTTTTTTCTATCAGGTCCATGTTCAGTATTCCACTTCTGCAGCCATGGCTTTAAGGTTTTCCTGAATCTCGGAAATCGCTTCGGAGAGGACTCTTTTATTTTCATAGGTCGTGATTAACTTCACAAGTTCTTCTTTCCTCTCCTTTTTCAGTTCCACTCCTAGCTTGATCATGTTATCAAGTGCCCGCGTGAGATTGTCAACTATCGAAATCGTAGCTGTCCTTGAAGTCCGTGAGAAAGGGTTCAGGTCGATGGTTATAACGGTCTTTCCCATTTCCACGAGTTTCTCACAGCGGTCTCCGTCTTCCAGCGGGACGAGCACCACATCTGCGGAGTAAATCCCCCTGCTATCTACCAGCCGCCTATCGTGAGAGAGTTCAAGGGTAGCATCTGGATTTTTCCCAAGTACCTCGGAAGCCCCATTGGCTTTAAGCTGTTCTATAATAAGGTGCACCCTTGTCTCTGTCCTATGAAAGAGATTCACCTCAAGTTTTGCCCCCGTAACATCCGCAAGAGCTACAACTTTATCAGGAGCAAGGGCTGCGACATTACCGTTTACAGAAATTACAGGGTTCTTTGCCAGAAGCAGGGCTGCAACTGCCGCCCTTTCAGCATACAGTGCAGACTTGGTACTTCGCTCGCCTATGAGGTAATCAAAGCTTTCACCTCTTCCCTGGGCAATCAGCCCCTGAATGCTTGTAATTCCCATTTTTACCCCGGCTGCAACCTTTTCGCGAGCAAGCAGGGACTCATACCTCGGGTGGTCTTTGGGTATCTCGGTCATAACGGTCGCTTACCTTTTTTATTTTAGTTTCTTGTACTTTTTTACTTACTACTTCAAATCTGTAAATGAAATTCTCCAGCTCAATGTAATTGCCTGAGTTCAATATAATTGCCTGATATTTCGAGGCACTGCGTGAGGAGTCAAACAAGTACCCAGATAATCATGCAAATAATCAATTCAATATGCAAATCAATTCAGTAAATTCAGTACACGCAAATATTTACTCTAATAAACCTTCAGAACTGTGTGTCATTTATTTGATTCAAGTTTTCTATTTCTATTCTATTTAAGCTGTAGGGGAATCAGTTAAGTAGCAGATTTTCTGCAAATTCTTTTTTGCAAATATTTTTTGTAAAGATTTTGAAATTTCCTGATCTACATGAAACTGCTTTTCCTGATCTGCATGAAACTGCTTTTCCTGGGTTCACTCATTCATTAACTTCGGCACACAGGTACTTATGCCGTATTCCAGCACCTGCCCGAATTCCTGAAGGGCTTCGTAGAGAGGGAATTCATGGGAGTAAGGGGCAATTGCAAAAACCGTGTCCCCAAGCATTGCCTGGGAAGCAAATCCTCCACTTGCGTTTGCAGCTTCGATCACATCTTTTGTTCTGCTGCTCATAAGGCCTGTTTTGCTGGCAAACGTTTTAGCCTGTTGCATGAAATTCTCAAGCGTGGGCTTTTTAAGCAGCTCGGACATGGCTGCTTTCCCTGCACTGTTAATTCTTGTGGTTGCGGCTTCATCCCTCAGAACCAAATCGGTAGAGATCTCGCCAAGTACAATACAGAAAACCCTGGCTTCAGGAGCCGGAATCCTGTCCACAAGCCCGTATTCGGGGCCACCCGGCTGCAGCCTGATTACCACTCCACCGCTGGACTGGGCAGCAATATCCCCAAGCCCGCTGTGGTTGACAACTTCAGCTACGTGGGCGTATTCAGTCAGGCTCTTTACGGTCTGGTTAAGGGAAAGTGCCCTGTTGAGGGCATAGGCTGTACCGAGAGCTCCTGCACCTGATGCTCCGAATCCGCACCCGGTTGGAATTTCTGCCCAGCTCTTTATCCTTACAGGTACGTCAGTCATAATCTCTACGACTGTACGGCTGGTTTTGCCTTCAACCCTTTTTCCGTTAAGGAAAATCTCGGTCTCTTCTACAGACCTCCCTACCTCTACTTCGGTGGTGACGCCCCCATTCAGGACGATTCCGCAGCCTGTAGAACCCTTACGATGAGGATTTTCGTGTTCGTGGATCTGGAAAAAACCTGTAATATGTCCCGGAGCATAGGCTTTTGCCAGAAAGTTTGCTTCTTCACTCTCATATGTATACATGGAAAGCGCCTTTTTTACAATTTCAATCATTTTTTCAAAGTTCGTTCCTGTTTTGCAAAGTGTTTTGTAGAATACATCCGGGTCTTTGTGAAATATTCCGGAGTACTCGGCAATACCAGGGATGTTTGTTTTTATCAGAGCATTTACTTCACGAGAGTTTTTGTTTTAATAGTTCAGCTACTTCTTCAAGGATATAGGCTGCAAGTTTGCGTTTATTCCCGCTTACATGCCTGTGTTCGCTTTTTTTCCTTCCAACCAGGTACAGTTCATTTTCTTCGGTGCCCATTCCACCTTTTGCAACGTCGTTTGCTGCGATCAGGTCCAGTTTTGAGGCTTTAAGGGTTGAGCCTGCCCTCTTTAATAATTCCTGCTTTTCAACCCCGGTTTCAGCCTTGAAGCCTACAATTATAAGGTCAGGATACTTCTCACGACATTCTTTTATCAGCTTGCGGGTAGGTTTCAACCTCAAAACAAGTTCTCCTCCCGATTTGATCTTTTCGGGAGAAGGCTCGGCTGTATAATCCGCAATCGCTGCCGAACTGATCAGGACATCGTATCCGTTTTCAAGCTCCAGGAGCACAGCCTCAGTCATCTCAGCAGCGCTTTCTGCAAAAATTTCCCTGATTCCCGCAAATCCGAGCCTGTCCCGATGAACAAGGGTTACATCAGCTCCATTGCGGTATGCCTCAAGGGCAAGCTCCTTTCCTGTTTTGCCTGAAGCCCGGTTCGTCAGAATGCGGATAGGGTCGATGCTTTCGGCTGTTGAGCCACTTGTGATGATTATCTTCCGGTTCTCAAGGGTTTTGCTTCCCAGTATCCTTTCTACTTCGAGCACGATTTCTTCATTTGCTGCAATTTTTGCGACGCCTTCTTCCAGCCTTGGGCCTACGATCTGGATACCCCAGCTATTCAGTTTCACCAGATTCTCAGCTACAGCCGGATGCCTGAACATGGATTCATGCATCGCAGGAACTACCATCACAGGCACACCAGAGCCAAGGGCAGTTGTTGCAAAGGAGGTTACAGGGGTATCGTCTATCCCGAATGCGATTTTTCCTACAGTGTTTGCTGTTGCAGGGGCTATAAGGAGAAGGTCTGCTCTTCCTTTGAGCCCGCAAAACTCTACATGCTCAACCCTGCCTCCGAGTTCGGTAATTGCAGGGTTTCCTGTAGCATAGTGCAGGGCATCAGGGTGCAGTATTCGCGTGGCAGCCTCTGTCATGACAGCATGAACTTCAGCTCCGTTTCTTATCAGTTCTCTTGCAAGCTCAACGGTTCTTACCGTCCCAATGCTCCCTGTAACTCCAAGAACTATGGTTTTCCCAGCAAGAGAAGAGCTTTTCTGTCCCTGAATCCAGAGCGTAGGATGGAAATTCTCGGGCTTGCGTCTGGCAGTCTTTTGCCTGTCCTGTTTATCCTTTTCGTCTACTCGGTCCGGTTCTTTCTGACCGGGATTTTCCCTGTTCGGTTCTTTCTGGTCCGCCAGGTTTTGAGCGTCTTCCAATGGAGTTTTCATTCAGGCACCGGAGTAATCTATAAAACTAATAAACTAAGCCAGTAAACTGGGCAATAACTTCTTAAATTGATTTGCTTTTCAGAAAACACTCCTGAAAGCAAAGTGACATTCAATACGATATTCTTAAAACTTTCGAAATACAAAGGATTAAAATTAATAAAGAAGCTTTATAGAGATGCTTTACTTTCTTGATAAGTCTGAGTTATGAAATAGGGAGCTAAATCCAGGCTGTTATGAATTAAATACCAGCCATAGAATTTATCGATTCTGATTGACGCTGGAGAGTGTTCGGGAAGGCACAATGAACGACAAAAAAGCAAGAAAAGAAACCTCGGAAATCACAAAAAAGGGACTGGGTACGCTTATAGGGAAGATTTCAGGAAAAGGGCAGCTTGAGCTTGAGATAGACCGGCTCAAATCTCAGATCGTTAGATTGGAGCTCGACCTGCAGAGTGCAAAAAGCCAACTTGAAAAGAAAGAGGCTCTTGCAAGGCTGGCGGTTGCGGACAGGCAGGAGGCTGAGGCCCTTTTAAACCAGGAACGTATTCGGACTCAGACCCTCTCCCACGAGCTTGAAACCCTCAGGTCTGAGTCCGAGGGCAAATTGAAGTTTCGGGGAATTGAGACTTTGAGCCCGCAAGCGGTTCAGGTTTATCTTTCCAGACTCAGATCCTTCCACGCCCCTGCAGACGACCTGCTCACTGTTTACCTGCCCTCGGGTACTAGGCTTTCAGAAATAATGAGTGAAAAAATACTTGAGCGTGTAGAAGAGGAAACCCGTACGCTTCTTGACAGGCTTGAATCCGAAACCGGTGTTGTGATTTTCTATGATTTTCACCGCATGATTTGTGAAGCTATGGCTCCTCCTCTCCCAATTGCCTCCTCTACCTGGCAGCTCGGACACAATTTTAAGGTTGCTTTGCTTGAGGAAAGTTTGAGTAAGGACTACCGAATACTTATCCTTATCCTGCATGCAGGCGAATCCTTCATAGGCTTTACTCCCGATGCGCAGGTTTTTGACACCAAGGAGCTAATCCGCAGCAGTGTAAAGGAAAAGCACAGTAAAGGAGGCTTCAGCCAGCGCCGGTTCGAACGCCTGAGGGGAGAGGATATCGCGCACCATGTCGATAAAGTCGTCGAGGCTTTGCATAGGTTTCTTGAAGAAAACAGGTCTGTTGATTTCGTCATTCTGAGCGGGGATTTTCAGCTAATTGGGGAAATCCGAAAACGTCTGCCCCTCAACCTTGAAGTAATTGAAAAGCCGTCTGATATCAGGGTTGAAAAAACAGGCGGTGAAGAGATTCTCAGGACGGTTTTAAGCTCAAGAAGATATTTGCTGTGAAATATTGAAGGTATGTTTGCTATAAGAGCTGAGGTCAAGACGACAGTGGAAGATATATTTGGCCATCTTCCTG
This region of Methanosarcina flavescens genomic DNA includes:
- a CDS encoding PAS domain S-box protein, with amino-acid sequence MKKGLRKSGIDIVGEVPWGTHFCQFYQTKQDLIDILVPYFKTGLENNEFCMWVTSQPLEVEEAKKALGRAVPEIDVYLEKGQIEIISYDRWYVIDGIFDPQRVLNGWIEKLDKALAKGYDGLRSNGNLFWLEREHWNEFVEYEEQIDNTIGNCRMMALCAYSLDKCTATDIIDVVINHQFALVKKEGTWEQIKSSRRKKEEEKAFQATQHWGSTFDTVPDLIAILDNEYRIIRANQAMAKRLGMAPEECKGLTCYQAVHGMDEPPSFCPHRRLLEDGLEHTVELYEDNLGGYFIVSVSPLHNSEGKIIGSVHVARDINERKQAEETLRDAYENLQAQSEELQAQTEELQEAYEALNESEKQYRMLFTNMTEGFFLGESIYDKDGTPCDYRFLDVNPAFEPQTGLKREELLGRTIREMLHNPNYPLIEKCGEVALSGKPTHIEIFSQELDRYLDSYIFSPEKGKFAVILRDITKRKQAEEALRESEARRKVTEAVQAERERLNNVLDMLPAYIVLISPDYHVPFANRFFEERFGKSEGRRCYEYLFQRTEPCENCETCKVFKTGAPHRWEWIGPDGRNYDVYDYPFKDSDGSTLVMEMGIDITEIKQAQAAVQAERQRLFDVLETLPAMISLMTPDYHVAFANRSFREKFGESSNRHCYEYCYGRTRPCEFCEIYKVIETGQPQHWESNLPDGSVADCHAFPFTDIDGSPMILKMSIDVTEQKRAETELKKHKEQLEKAYKLLKKSEEDLAEAQKMAHLGNWNWNIVNNELYWSDEIYRIFGRTPQEFGTTYDSFLSYVHPEDREYVDNAVKEALNGKPYSIDHRIILASGEERIVHEQAEVIFNEEHIPVRMRGTVQDITEQKKAEEALKLANAYNRSLIEASIDPFVTISPDGKITDVNNSTEIVTGYSRKELIGTDFSDYFTEPEKAREGYQRVFQEGLVRNYPLEIRHRNGNITSVLYNASVYRNEAGEVIGIFAAARDVTEQKKTEEALRLSNIYNRSLLEASLDPLVTIGSDGKITDVNRATELVTGYSRNELIGTDFSDYFTEPEKASEGYQQVFREGLVQDYELAIQHRTGDVTPVLYNASVYRDEAGEVIGVFAAARNITELKKAEQLLKLKLEELARSNAELEQFAYVSSHDLQEPLRMIASYLQLLQRKYQGKLDEKADKYIYFAVDGASRMQNLINDLLEFSRVTTRAREFEPTDCESLLDQVIFNLEIPIKENKASISYGNLPVIMADSTQLAQVFQNLISNAIKFHSEKTPEIEISAKKKANEWLFSVKDNGIGIEAKFSDRIFEVFKRLNKREEYPGTGIGLSICKKIVERHGGRIWVESVPGEGSVFYFTLPIIPVNFHDRDFITEK
- a CDS encoding adenosylhomocysteinase; this translates as MNEKELIESGNMKMDWARNHMPVLAIIREKFEEEKPLKGLKVGMALHVEAKTAVLVETLAAGGAEVSITGCNPLSTQDDVALALGTRKNISCFARYGVGSQEYYEAIDRVLDSKPDITIDDGADLIFKLHKERTDLLPNILGGCEETTTGVHRLHAMEKEGALKMPVIAVNDAMTKYLFDNRYGTGQSAWDGINRTTNLLVAGKNVVVAGYGWCGRGVAMRAAGLGASVIVTEVDPIRALEARMDGYRVMKMSDAAKLGDIFVTTTGNRDILTAEHFKSMPDGAILANSGHFNVEIDMEALTSLAKTVRTVRNNIKEYDIGDKRINVIAEGRLVNLAAGDGHPAEVMDMSFANQALCVRYIAENKLPNGVHRVPQELDNYVARMKLESMGISIDELTDAQVCYMSGWECGT
- a CDS encoding amidohydrolase family protein, encoding MADIIIKNAYVLTMDPEKGDLKNGTVVIEDGKITEIGEKTDESADTVIDAKHSVVMPGLVNTHTHAAMTLFRGYADDLQLADWLEGHIWPVEAKLTAEDVYKGSLLACLEMIRSGTTAFADMYFYMDETAKAVEISGLRASLCHGLIELWNEEKGETDLKEGKRFVRAWQGAAEGRIKTMYGPHAPNTCSEEFLAKVREEASRDRAGIHIHLLETEAELLAMKERYGKCSVHLLEDIGFFGPDVLAAHCVWLSDGDIEILRKRGVNVSHNVISNMKLASGIAPVHKMLEKGVNVSLGTDGCASNNNLDLFEEMKIAALLHKVNTFSPTALPARQVLEMGTVNGAKALGMEAGMLKVGKKADLIVVDMKKPHLTPCFDVHSHLVYSARGSDVRTTIVDGKVLMDDYRVLAFDEQKVLEETQKAAEELIARANA
- a CDS encoding HD domain-containing protein — its product is MDLIEKTREFVASFLEGEPSSHDMSHINRVEALCLEIQKVEGGNPLVLQLAALLHDVGVIKEHEEGGDHAVYSAEIASEFLSKAGLGKEVIEAVKSCILTHRFSAGEIPESLEARILQDADRLDALGAVGIFRAVLSMGALRMLKHATGLDKGSSKRTVYIEDPIEGFNEYMKYKPFTIPEKLNTDTAKKIAEERLKIMRLYLEALKLETGID
- a CDS encoding 4-phosphopantoate--beta-alanine ligase, producing the protein MTEIPKDHPRYESLLAREKVAAGVKMGITSIQGLIAQGRGESFDYLIGERSTKSALYAERAAVAALLLAKNPVISVNGNVAALAPDKVVALADVTGAKLEVNLFHRTETRVHLIIEQLKANGASEVLGKNPDATLELSHDRRLVDSRGIYSADVVLVPLEDGDRCEKLVEMGKTVITIDLNPFSRTSRTATISIVDNLTRALDNMIKLGVELKKERKEELVKLITTYENKRVLSEAISEIQENLKAMAAEVEY
- a CDS encoding pantoate kinase translates to MIEIVKKALSMYTYESEEANFLAKAYAPGHITGFFQIHEHENPHRKGSTGCGIVLNGGVTTEVEVGRSVEETEIFLNGKRVEGKTSRTVVEIMTDVPVRIKSWAEIPTGCGFGASGAGALGTAYALNRALSLNQTVKSLTEYAHVAEVVNHSGLGDIAAQSSGGVVIRLQPGGPEYGLVDRIPAPEARVFCIVLGEISTDLVLRDEAATTRINSAGKAAMSELLKKPTLENFMQQAKTFASKTGLMSSRTKDVIEAANASGGFASQAMLGDTVFAIAPYSHEFPLYEALQEFGQVLEYGISTCVPKLMNE
- the coaBC gene encoding bifunctional phosphopantothenoylcysteine decarboxylase/phosphopantothenate--cysteine ligase CoaBC translates to MKTPLEDAQNLADQKEPNRENPGQKEPDRVDEKDKQDRQKTARRKPENFHPTLWIQGQKSSSLAGKTIVLGVTGSIGTVRTVELARELIRNGAEVHAVMTEAATRILHPDALHYATGNPAITELGGRVEHVEFCGLKGRADLLLIAPATANTVGKIAFGIDDTPVTSFATTALGSGVPVMVVPAMHESMFRHPAVAENLVKLNSWGIQIVGPRLEEGVAKIAANEEIVLEVERILGSKTLENRKIIITSGSTAESIDPIRILTNRASGKTGKELALEAYRNGADVTLVHRDRLGFAGIREIFAESAAEMTEAVLLELENGYDVLISSAAIADYTAEPSPEKIKSGGELVLRLKPTRKLIKECREKYPDLIIVGFKAETGVEKQELLKRAGSTLKASKLDLIAANDVAKGGMGTEENELYLVGRKKSEHRHVSGNKRKLAAYILEEVAELLKQKLS
- a CDS encoding Vms1/Ankzf1 family peptidyl-tRNA hydrolase; this translates as MNDKKARKETSEITKKGLGTLIGKISGKGQLELEIDRLKSQIVRLELDLQSAKSQLEKKEALARLAVADRQEAEALLNQERIRTQTLSHELETLRSESEGKLKFRGIETLSPQAVQVYLSRLRSFHAPADDLLTVYLPSGTRLSEIMSEKILERVEEETRTLLDRLESETGVVIFYDFHRMICEAMAPPLPIASSTWQLGHNFKVALLEESLSKDYRILILILHAGESFIGFTPDAQVFDTKELIRSSVKEKHSKGGFSQRRFERLRGEDIAHHVDKVVEALHRFLEENRSVDFVILSGDFQLIGEIRKRLPLNLEVIEKPSDIRVEKTGGEEILRTVLSSRRYLL